ttaagatgaatataaaataaaaattacgaaACGGAAGAAAGTGAGTAAATTAGAGGATCTCTAAGGCCTAACAAACGAAAACGCCCAATACCCACAGAATCTTAAAGACCCGATCCTAGATTGACTCAACCCTTCAGCCTAGTGAAGCTCTAACCAGTTGTGCCGCTCTAACCAGGTGTGCCGCTCCCCCTCTTCAGTCAATTCCCGTTAGTTCTACTTAAAGATGCCAAATCAGAAGAGATCTCCTCTTTCAATTGTAGCCAGACAGCAAGACAGTAAATTGAGAATTAGAACAGGATTTGCACCGGCCAGGCATCAAGGAACTAGGGGCTTCCAAAGCAAGGACAAATGAGGCTTCGAAATCGTAGAAGACATGCATCGTCGGATTAGTCAAGGAGTGATGGATCCTGACCCTGACAAAGGGAAGGTGACACTTTCGCAATCATATCAAGGTACCAACAGCAGAGCCAAGTGTCGCAGGTGACAGTCCCACGAGCTCTCAGAAGGATGGTGCTCGTAGGCCTATGGGAGTAGCAAAATTGTCCAAGGAATGAAGAGACAGGCCAATCGTTGGGGAAGAGTAGCAACGGGGCTATTGGGTTAGCCTATTCTACCAATAGTACAATTTTACCAGCAGTGGCAGGCCTACGAGAGCCAATGGGTCTACAAGGTGCGCAGGAATTGCGAGGCACATAAGAGATGCGATATACTTGTATATAGCTTAGATTTTGTATTTTCATGCACATATATCTAATAGAGTGTTTTGATTATTATTTGTGAACTCTTTGATCTATTCTTATCTAGTTTCAACGCACATCTCTATTGTCTAAATTGGCATATTTGAGAGAAGATTAACTAATATTTTCAAGGTTGGAGTGATTTTACTAGTACCTCACAAATACTTTAATTAGAATAAAGCATTTTATccatgacaaaaaaaaaacttccaaTGATCAACACTAGTGCGAGAAGATCACTGAGTTGTTTTCTGCTAGCTCCCAATGCCTCCTCCCCCCAAGATGCAATCTTGAAAAGCACAGATTTGGAGGCCGCCAcctataaaaaatgaaaaaatgaaaccaacaaatcattgagaaaagttTTTCTCTCTAAACGTTAGTAATATTTTGAATAACTAATTGTCCATTATCATCAATGTGGGGCCTGCAGCTATGTAAATGGTTATTCTCCAGCTCGTGTCTAATTGTTGTGGGTAGGCGGCCTAAGGTGGCTTTGCAGGCCCCACACTTCACGTCGATGGTTCTTTCTTGgaaccttcaagcttctttttAGAGATCTCATAAAGGTGAATAAGCGCTTCTAGATGCTCATTACATCTACGCGGGCAGATGAGGATGGTGCCGATTTCTTATGGCTATTTCTTGGCCTGTGTGGGTCTATTTATACCCtgctataaataaattaagttattagtgaattatttaaaatttgatttaataaatatttaattagatttatttttttaaaataatttcaaattaagcttaatttttaaatttaattaataaataagttaaattaaaatttatatatattcgaTTTATTCTACctaaagtttatttatttattaattaaaattatttaattttaaatttattacttttaaattaaaaataatttaaattgtaaATGAGACGGATTGTTGAAGAGCTATTTAAGATTTAATTTGAAGTTTTGACTGgctaaattttattgatatcagttcgaattaagaaaaaaaaaattcaactctCTCACTGAATATAGTATTTGCATATGGGAATTGAGTTCAAACAAGTCATCATATATTCAAATTATTAGTAGTTAACACTCCCACAGCAAATGATATATTGTAAACTCTAATGTAATACtaagaattataaaatatttaataaaattcaaattagcTGGGATAAGGGATCAACTCCCTTATATTATATGGTCAGATTAATTTGACTATAGGAGctgaatattaatttttaacacacttaaaaaaatatataatcaattaataaataaataatatattgaataaaattttacatttaaatttaaattaataaaattatattaaatgaacttaaatcataaaattgacaaaaaaagaaaattatattttttatgtaaataaactTGGCATATTGCTGAAACACGTGGTGATTTGGTTGGGTATCAATAGTCAAATAGCGGGCCCTAGTGATAGAGAAAGATGTCAATGAAGTCACCGTTCAAGATGTGAACGCGATTTTAAGAGCTCAAACGACTTTGACTCCGAGAGCTACGCAAAGTTGACCAGCCAACTAGATAGGGCCCACACGGCTTCTTTTATCATCTGTTGCCGCGCTTTCTTAAATTTACAAAAATCTGCGCTTTCTTAAATTTACAAAAATCCCATGATATAAAATGGGACCCACGCTTCAAAACCACTCGtctcaactgaaaataaatataaaaatctgCGTCCCGAGCCGACCTTGGAAAGCAAAGCAGAGTTGAGAGTCCCATGTCCATCTGCTACTGCGAACATTGCAACCAACCACAAGCCGCCGGGTGGAATCCcccttctcttttcttcttctttcaaaTGGGGCCCCGCCCTCTCTCACTTCTACTTGGCGTTTCCATAAAGATCCAATGCGGCAAGTGTTTCTCCCACGCCTTTCTATTCAATCTAGAAATAGGACTAATTTATTATcgaatctttaaatttttataaaattatttacttccatctttattttaaaattattcaattaatttttttatattttataaatttaataccttaatatttttattaaaaaatttaactatattattatattattaatatttataattttaattatatatattatttaatttctctaattaatactaaaatatattgtctaataatttttcttaaataaatattaaaaagtttgataatacaaaacacataacatttgattttaaaataaaaataaattaatcaatattttaaatattcagcATCCTAATAATAGTTTTTctctaaaaatattatatattagggtatcggataaatttttttaaaaaatttatattaatttatatttatatataaaatttaaaatttaataataaagtctaattttttttatttatctcaattataattaatatgattaaaattaaatataaaaaattaataataaattataatatagtatttaaatttttatttaactaataaaatagaatttaaaatatatatgataattttaacactgttttatttatttttttatttatttatattctacctttatatatatatatatatatatatatagtgaattaataaaaatttaaaatgtaaaaaaattattgataacaacatatgatattttattttatttaatattattaatatgaaaaataatttcatatattaaaaatatacacataatttataatattaaatataaatattgaataaaatattttaatataaaatattcatatataatattttatgtaatgaaaatttatttataataatattcatTCAATATAATATacttaatattatatatgataaatatataataaaaatttaaactaaagaactatatattttattaatttaaaattttagggactacattataatttatcattaattttttgatatttaatttaattttttattataattataaaaaattaaaaaaaattaaatttattatccaaaagttaaaattttaatataaatataaattaatgtaaatattttccatttatatattaaaattacaataattttaaaaatatattattattttttattaatttaatgtataaatatcttaatataaataaaaaaattcaaccaATTGAATGCTATAACTTTCTCTCAGGGCATTAGAGATTAAATAAATAGACTTGAATTTGAGACCTAATACATATGATCTTCCATTGCGCCCAAAATATGTAACACATTCATAGTGGAGTTATATGATAAAGTcctaataatatgtgatattcaattatttcagtctcacttataaaaaaattcgATCATTATGATAGTTAGTACTTAACACAGTAGAAGACTCATTTCATGTGTCTGGTCAAACtactcaaaatatttaaattaccgttaaaaaaatattatacaaaAGGTTTTCATTTCATTTATAATCACGGAAtctcttattttattaataataatatttaaattatcattaaaatatattatataataaatttttatttcatttataataacataattttttattttattaatcagtcgaatttttaaaaattaatatagcaTTTTCAGCACTTTCTTGAAcacatcaaataaaaaatatctttgaaaatattattattttttattagctatattgtaaaaaaaaaaatcaactgcTACAAAATTATAATCTTGAGTTTCCAGATTAAGATCTAAATAAAATAgattcaattaaatatttaataataataataatagcaaGTCTCTCTCTTACAAGTCTTGTGGGACATTATTTATAGTTAAGTACCGATCTAGCAGATGCTGCTTCCAGAAGAAAAAGCTAAGTTGGAGTAGAATTCACTTCCAGTTTCAGGGAATATTTTTTaggataatttattaattaatttttaaaaatatattaaaaatgagCCTTTTTAAATGATCAATAATTtactcattaataaatttattcatacattaagtaattataaattttcaaaaataattaactaaCTAATAATATAGTTccaaataacaaaaatatttattttttatcatatttttataaataaataattacaaaaattacTTAAAATGACTTGCCAAATGTTTtaacattatttattttgacatcacataatcataaaaaaatagtccaaagttataatttataaattttctcaaaaactatattttaatttaaatttgatttccttagaatttctatttttaaacaattaatataaataaaagcttaaaatataattgtaaaatattaataaattataaataaatcacaACTTAAAATGGCTTATGTATTATCAAAATAACTAcattacaaaatataaaaataaattttttaccttTTTGAAAGGaacttttataataatttatttattaaaaatattataataaataaaatatcttcttgtaaaattataaaacgtatgcaaaatttacaaatttagtataatatatttatttgttattatttaaagtttaatattatttttttattttatttacataattacagcattatgaaaaaaaataatttagcaaatatttttcatatgtttCCCTTACTAATTCCATCTatattaatttagtaaaataaataacaacatgaaaaaataaaagaattatttacATTAATTTCTACCAGTATCAACAGAGTATCATTATTCATTCATCAAGCCAATCCAGACTAAATTGTTTCTCAGCAACCTGGACATGAAGATTACTCTGACTCACTTCCTTCCACAACCAAGAAACTTCTTCATCACAAATTACACTTCTTAAAGACTCTAAACACTCAACAGATTTTGGTATTTTCATAATCTCTGAGCATTCTCTCATGTCAATCTTCTCCAACCTTGATAATCTTCCCATCTTCTCTGGTAGACATTTTAGATTAATGCATTGAGAAATGTCTAGGTACTCCAATGACACAAGCTCACATATGGTTGATGGAAGCATCTTCAGAGTTGGACATGCATACAACCTTAGAATTTGTAGAAATTTAAGGTTGCCCAAATTAGCAGGGACTTCTTGTAGATTGTGGCAATTGGTTATACTAAGACTCTTCAGTGAATGCATCCTACAAATGCTAAGAGGCAACTTTATCAAATCATCACAGTGATCAATTGTGAGCTCTGAGAGTGAAGGGAAGATTTGGGGTAGGTCGATCACAGACTGATCAAGGCTGTTATTGATCTTGCATAGGATGAGAGATATTTTACTCAAATTTTTCAAGGGGATTGTGGATTCTGTCAATTGAGCAATTGAAACCTTTTCAAGCCAAAGGCTTCTCAAGTTGGCTAAAccagaaaaaactgaaaaattgtCAAGTGTTGCATTTCGTGTACTGTAATTTATCACTATCAATGCTCTAAGCTTTGGCATGTCGTAAATGAAGGGAGGCAAGAAGTACTCATTAGCTGAGAAGTTTAAGATGAGGACTTCGGCTTTGGGGAAATCCATCCGGTACCAGTCCATTTCTCTCATCTCACCTATATGTCAAACATAAGACAAAAAGTAACCATGATGTAAGATATAGAACCACATTTGAATTGCATAGGTTATAACATTGTTTAAATCAAACCCACATAGAGAAGTGAGAGATACCTGTATGAATTGAAACAATCTGAGCATTGAAAGGTTGATCAGCATTTCTCACCCATTCTTTTGGGACCTCTGCTTCTCTTCTTGGCATAAGTAATCGCTTGCGTTCATTTACATTTCCATGATTCGCCAAGTGAATAGCAAGATCCCGTAACACATCATGTTGAATAACAGAAATCTCATAGTAACTGCTATATAGATCTCCAACCCTGCCAAATGAACAAATCAAAAGCATTTAGATAAGCTATATATATCTCTGCTCAATAATAGCAACACGGATTAATCAGTTCAATGAACATACCGTGCATCCTTCACCAAAGTGAGAAGATTCTTGTCTGAAAGTTCAACAAGGATAGCAAAAGCTtcttccttatcaagatcaTGGATCTCAACCCACATATTGATGAGAACATCAAGAGGGATCTTCTTGTCTTCAGGAAAACATCCCAAATCTAAGAAGCATTCTCTAACCTTTTTAGACAAGAATTTAATGCTTATTGCCATCCTATCAAGCAATTTGTTTTCATGGGACTCGCAAATAGGTTCACCCCTTGACAATCTCTTCTTTGCACTCGCCCAATAAATTTCAGGTTGGTCCCTTAGCGAAGCTCCGATCACCTTAAGAGCCAAAGGCAGTCCTTTGCACTCATTGACGATCTATCAAggcaaaacatatacataacagtTAGACTAGTGTCAACAATATGCATCACTAAATTTCAACTGCTGAGGACAGACACAAAAACAGAAACAGAGGAGGTTTAATATTACCTGCTTAACCAAATTGGAATCAGCAGTAGACGGAATAGATTTTTGTCCAAAAGCAGAAAGGCAGAACAGGGAGACTGCCTCATCTCCTTTCAACAATTCTACTTCATAAGTAGTACTAAGAACGGTTGGGAATTTGAATCGTGAAACAACAAGTGTTTTGCATCCAGCTACTCTAAAAATTAGCTGTTCAAGCACAGAAAGTGACCACACATCATCCAGAACAATCAACATTCGAGTTCCAATCCTCCAATCAAATTGCGGATTCCATTTGTTAATCAGATCATTGCCACCCCATGCCATAGAATCACTTCCTGAAACAAATCCCCAGATTTTTGCCCTCAATTGTTCCACGTTTGGAGACTGTGATACTGTCAAGAACAAAATCCTATTCTGGAAATGACCTGGAAATCGTGATAAACAGAGTCAATGAGAAAGTTTAATGCCAATAAGTTGGTAAATAATTCTACAATCTATGACTGCAAAATGGATTACATCCATTTGATAACTAGTCCCTTAGAACACCTGATCTGAAAAGCAAAAGCTTATTAAAAGTAATTGACTTCACAGAATTTAACAACGAGTTTTCCTCTAAATTGAAATTGATATTATAACAAATCTTACTTCTAACTTGATCATCTCTGCAAACTTCATTAGCCAAAGTGGTCTTCCCAGAGCCACCAAATCCACAAATCCCAACAACTCCCAAATCTTCTCTCCCAATCACCATCTCCTTTACCTTCCTCTTCCCGACCTCCATGCCCACGCCCAGTAAATTTACTAAACTAGTCTCCCATCTCTCTTCCTCCACTTCAACTCTCTTGACTGCCTCCTCCATCCACCCTCCACCTCCCGCCCCAATCTTCATAGTCCCAAGTCTTTGCTCCAGCCGCCTCGCGGAATCCTCCAGCCTATCAAATCTCTCCGCCGTCTcaaacctcagatgatggacaTCAGCCAAAAGGTGCGCCTGCATCGGTCCATTAACAAACCTCGAAACATTTTTTTCAAGCTTTTCCATCTTTCTGGCAAGTTGAAGGTTTTTGTAGACATTCCATCGATTCGAGGCTAATACCTTGCGGGCCAGCTCAAGGCCGTCCCGGAGAGTCTCCGAGAGACGGTCGAGCTGGGCTTGTCGCATGGCTGGAAGTTCGACACCGGAGAATTTGATTTCTTGAATGATAGGGAGGAATTCATTTATACTGGTTATAAGCGAATCCGCGCTTACTTTACACATACAGGATTTGCGcgatattgaaattaaaattttgaggaGCTCGGTGGCTATCTCGCCGGCAAAGAAATCAGTGACCCCCATCACCGTTGGTCGTGGCGCCGGTTTTAAGGAATATAGTGGCGTGTGAAGATATGCCGAGGAGTGAAGAAAAGCTACGAAAGTGCAATATATAAAGTCCGAGGCATTCCTCTAAGTAGGCTCGAAAAGCCTCTAATTTATACAATTAAGATAAaccttattaattatttatttttttattatctcttaattttattgcaaatattttaaatttaaaatgtcaaCAGCAATCCCTCTTTTTATTCCACTTATGCCAAGGAAATTCCACttctataataataaaaaaataaaattttattttgtagataaataataacataaataattatttatgttattatttaatacaattaattataatcattgtaaataatatttaaataattagtaattctataagtttaatttaaactaaaactaaaattttactgTTACAATTATGGCATTTTTTGCATTAAACCAatggaattaaatttaaaaattaaaattatttaagaaaataaagaaaagagaaaaaaaaataaagaagaaataaaGAGGGGAAGAGCATTCTAGAGAAGGTATAATTCTTTTTTTGTCCTCCTTTCTTATTGGTGtaaattatctatttatttatttatttattatatgtaattTGAATTGCATTGCAAGGCTGATATAAGCAGCaaagtaaaattatttacttatgTATTTGGATCAATttgtttcaaaaaataatttttcatatgaaaaaatgtttttgaataaaattattttcttaaaattactgatttttcattatttaggtagaatattttaaaaaatttaattaaaaatgtcTTTTTTTAAACGAgaagttatttttcttaaaaattaagtaattttttaaattgtaaaatatttttgattttctaaattttttaaatatttaaacattaaaagatatgaaatatattttattagagcatatttttcacgaaattaatagaaacttaaattaaatttttacaatttGGGCAAAGTGTTTGTCACGGTCAGCTGCTTCCGGCTGCTGCTTGTGGATTTGCGGTGCAAATTCGTCCCACATGGAGAAACATTGAGAAATGATGAGAAAACGTTTGGGTCCGGTTGTtttaattggtatcagagtcacCTTGGGTCAGATAAATTATGCAGAACTAGTGGGTCTACGAgaaaagggctacccgtgagagacgaggtggagccgcctgaggtactagcgaaccataATACCTAAAAATCCAGTTCTGGTTAGTAATTGTAATcaattcagttgcgacgaggacgtcgcaaaatTTAGTGGGATCGATTGTGATGATCAGCTGCTTCCAACTGTCTGTTTATGGATTTACAGCGTAAATTCGTCCCATATCAAAAAATGATGAGAAAATTGATTTGtagaaataaattgaattaatcatTATGGGTAAAGTGAAAAGTGagtttaaaagttatttgagtcAGTTCGGGTCTGTCCGTTTCAGTGTTACTGCTAGaagagtgattttttttttacattaaaagattaaaaatttttatattttaatatcaataaaattgTCAAATTTATcactgaaattaaaaatgatattgaaATAGGCATCTGCATAATGGACGCACAATATCAAAAATATTGAccgaataataaagaaaaatgggCCACTCATCAAAAGCGTTGACCAATGTTGCCAACCTCAGACAAACTGACAAAGCCTCATTGACTCATGAAATGACCATTCTACCCTCGTCGACTCTCCAAACCATCGCCCCCCACGATACCGTTCATTAATTAATCAACTGCAGAGGCAAAAATTACTGAATCTTTCGACGACTGGTGAGAGGTGGACAGAGGACAAGCTGACTCATTTACAGACAATTAGCTCTCATCATGGACGTGTGGAAGGTGGATGGTGTCGCCGGAAAACAATCTATCAAGTCCCACAGATTGCTTTGGGTCGGAAAACAGCCCAACAGAATTCATGATTGACTTGGCAAAGTCTTGGTTTTGACTCTGAAATCGCTTTTCAAGTTATCAAATTCGAAGGAGACTTTGTGTTATCTCTAAAGAATATGCTTTTATTGGAAACGGAGAACCAATTATTAATTGGCGATTTCATTACATGCCTAACATTTTACACGGTAAACACAAAAGTTTCTGCAGAATAAATCCGATGGGGTCTAATTTGCAGAACCCTCCAGCCGATCAATCTCTCGCCGTCTCAAAACGAATACGACGGGCGTCAGCCACAAGGTGTCATCGGTCCATTAACAAACCTCGTAACATTCTTTTCTAGCTTTCTACGTTTCTCGCAAGTTGAGGGTTTTTGTAGCCATTCCATCGACCGGAGGCTAGGACCTTGCGGGCCACCTGGAGGGCATCCCGGAGAATCTCCGAGAGGCGGTCGAGTTGGGCTTGATTTGCAGGCTCGGTTTACACATGTAGGATTTGCGCGATATGGTTATTAACATTTTGAGGAGCTCGGTGGCTCGCTCGACAGCGAAGAAGTCTGTACCCGCCATAGCCATtggttttagttttttttttttttttttttttttttttttaaccctgttataatgattttataataaaaaaatttaaataaatccttataaaataatttataattttatcttataattttatctccatgataaaagttttttaattaatgttaaATCCTTATAAAGTTTTAgataaatgttaaaattaacttaagatattattttataattttagtatttgttaataaaaatataaaatatgtgaaatttaatttagaaattaatttctattatttttaattattgaagaataaaataatatagttGATGATCTGATTgggtttaatatattaaaaaagaatgtgattaaattgtaaaaaatatttaatttaaaggattatttaattaatcaaataaaagttcaattactatattataattttattattaaaattttcaaattgaatTTAGCTATTATTAATATcgcaattaattttatttttttaaaaaatcgagtataaatgtaaatttatataaaacagacttttttttctctaatattttatttaaagaaaaacctTAAAGTGAACTTTGAATCTGCTGTGGAATTCTAtaagattttttcttttttccacaTCAGTGAGTTTCACGTTGAAACTCATAAGTGGCTCtaattctctttttcttttaacttttcttctttttttttttttaactttttatatatatttttccaaTTGATGATGGTAATATGAAAAAAAggatgaaatataaaaaaattcataaataatacaattataaatttattattattataaataatatggatgttttgatatgttttttttttttaaatagagagaTGAAAttgttataataataaattccaAGTGCTGAATAGTTATTTACTTACATTTTAACTAATGAAagatttttaaatatgattatgAGATGGTTAAGaaggataaaattattttataaattaataatttagaaatgtgttgataatttttttaaaataaaatggccaatttgttaataatataaaaaccgattttttttaaaatattaaaaaaaattgtcaaaaataattttttaaatttcactttAATCTCACAAACAATCCctctttaataataataataataataataataataataataataataataataataataataataataattatattaatcaataatcatatactatttttttatattttattataaaattaatactattaTATATACAACTATACGAAATTCTATTAAAAAGCatatttctttctctctttttgtttttttcctttttccttgtaaatattattgtatataaaatttctatattataataTGAGAATTTTGGCACATGTTTTAGTTTAGCTAAATTATCCAGCAGCCTGAATCGCCTTCAACAACCAAACCATTCCACTCAGCCTCCTCCTGAAGCAGCCAGCCAGCCAGCCAGTCTCAAGATGTGAGGGGGAAGAAAAAAATTGGTCTAgtggatttaaaattaaaatataataatataatggattcgtatagaaattaaattatatatatttatttgtgatgtagataaaaattatggtAAATTAGTAATAAGTTGGCCCatatctaaaataaataaaaaaaaaagggaaaggtgtagtaatatatttttattaagtacTTCTAtagttataatattattataatctattaattttcaataactATAACTCACGTCTTAGAGCTAATCAAGGTAGTTCAAaatgtattttagtaaatttatctattttttttatatattttttttatactgtaaTGACATTTAACTaaaggtgagcagtattcgattcaaatgaAAAAACTGagtgaatcgaattgatttaaaaatttgattcggttttttatatattttggttcggttcgatttttaatttcaaaaatttcaattatttcggttaggttcaattttgatcagaaaaaaactgaaaaaatcaaaccgaaccgattagtgataataatatattttttcaataatatagagaaattaaatcagattaagattaaaatattttaattaaattttaaaatattaaaaataaagtgtaaaaaataaaaaattattaaaaatgaaaccgatcaaaccgaaccgaatcagaccggttcgattcgattcggtttctgacaaaaatcaattcggttcgattttcatacacactaaaatttcggtttt
The sequence above is a segment of the Manihot esculenta cultivar AM560-2 chromosome 5, M.esculenta_v8, whole genome shotgun sequence genome. Coding sequences within it:
- the LOC110615661 gene encoding probable disease resistance protein At4g33300, encoding MGVTDFFAGEIATELLKILISISRKSCMCKVSADSLITSINEFLPIIQEIKFSGVELPAMRQAQLDRLSETLRDGLELARKVLASNRWNVYKNLQLARKMEKLEKNVSRFVNGPMQAHLLADVHHLRFETAERFDRLEDSARRLEQRLGTMKIGAGGGGWMEEAVKRVEVEEERWETSLVNLLGVGMEVGKRKVKEMVIGREDLGVVGICGFGGSGKTTLANEVCRDDQVRSHFQNRILFLTVSQSPNVEQLRAKIWGFVSGSDSMAWGGNDLINKWNPQFDWRIGTRMLIVLDDVWSLSVLEQLIFRVAGCKTLVVSRFKFPTVLSTTYEVELLKGDEAVSLFCLSAFGQKSIPSTADSNLVKQIVNECKGLPLALKVIGASLRDQPEIYWASAKKRLSRGEPICESHENKLLDRMAISIKFLSKKVRECFLDLGCFPEDKKIPLDVLINMWVEIHDLDKEEAFAILVELSDKNLLTLVKDARVGDLYSSYYEISVIQHDVLRDLAIHLANHGNVNERKRLLMPRREAEVPKEWVRNADQPFNAQIVSIHTGEMREMDWYRMDFPKAEVLILNFSANEYFLPPFIYDMPKLRALIVINYSTRNATLDNFSVFSGLANLRSLWLEKVSIAQLTESTIPLKNLSKISLILCKINNSLDQSVIDLPQIFPSLSELTIDHCDDLIKLPLSICRMHSLKSLSITNCHNLQEVPANLGNLKFLQILRLYACPTLKMLPSTICELVSLEYLDISQCINLKCLPEKMGRLSRLEKIDMRECSEIMKIPKSVECLESLRSVICDEEVSWLWKEVSQSNLHVQVAEKQFSLDWLDE